Proteins encoded in a region of the Paraburkholderia flava genome:
- a CDS encoding translocation/assembly module TamB domain-containing protein, with protein sequence MTTDSTAQPPQPAPDGNPPAGSGTPSPRGPGRRVVKVVAWLVVVLMLLAALGAGLLYGALVTERGTAYAWRAAVKLLGGQLSGTLDGGSLASGVRLRNIEWRGSDGTDVKIDSASGKWALTHSPWRFAIDYLHVGTVDVRIVPSPSSSEPMTLPQDLQLPMQIDVRDLRVERLLLHEGASTTEFARLMFHGRSDGRHHEATVERLDTPYGAVTASAKLDGVKPFALSGDLGYAGKVNDEAVEVRGTVAGTLETLTAELDASGMKLTGHAHVEATPFAAVPLQRATLTFDHVNPQAFAPGAPLADLAVRAELEPAGEGGVGGSGAGADAKAVMGAVSAAASAGGAASASVSVASAPRVAAASAASAVNVAGASSTAIASSASGAATTHPPANPSTRPAGFAVTGAVSIVNAKPGAIDQHLLPLIDAHANVRLDAATQQLSNLNVRLVKNATLTGGGMLKGKHGQFDLKVAGLDLNALASSVRPTQLSGPIGIRLNDDVQSITLDLADPKAALRAQGKVTFDPARMSFNDVRVSAGKGRVDLSGAIKHDANSTYNLKATLTDFDPLVFTSQKPSRSAAPAKVSARKSTGDPAKASTEASAKTSAEASAKASIEATAKGSAKPSTETPAKASTKAPTKAPAKKPTTRPIEARVNGTLTATGVLAPGFTTKADFRLGESVYDGLPLTGGGTVQLAGARLLPSRANLSVAGNEVDLQGSFGGSGDRLRFHVDAPQLERLGFGLAGTIAATGDLTGSFDHPNVVLDYNADSVVFGSNRLGHAQGHAELRDGANGALVFTTDARNLSAAGIDLATLTARLDGTRANHTLTAAATGKVHDRAIDLTLGANGHLTEARDGTHWDGTLTRLQNRGTPALNLEQPLTVGAAADRVTLGATRLTLEGAVLDLKSFALDHGRIRSAGALTGVSLARLLALREEITGATSPVKTDLVFDGDWDFALGDTATGHIQMKRRGGDVTIEVGRGIASLGITDIAARADFSGGNRVNASLHAQASRLGVIDADAHTALALHDGSLSVDDEAPLTGRIDANLPSLKTTGGLFGPSYLLDGHLALKLALGGTVAKPNLSGSLIGDGLSATLVDEGVQLKDGVVRIALSENLVDFQQVEFHGASGTLRATGRVRLDGAEPDLAANIVADKLELFAAPDRQLSLSGSASVANAGPQGGMAINGKFTVDHALFDLPEQSAPRLGDDVVIVRADGTVRGEQPAVDAAGMPTAAADKPVGRFAPRANVDLNLGNNFRFRGQGADLGLRGTITAMSAPNQPLRAVGNVRVTEGSTYTAFGRKLGIENGFFTFNGPVSNPGINILAMRRNQQVEAGVQVTGTVQAPNAKLVSEPNVPDNEKLSWLLFGHGTDQGNNLGQQSTMTTALALLGSASGKRIAQTFGLDEFSVGRSEVGLTDPQVVMVSKAINEWLVLGYEQGLQSAANAIKATVNLTRYWSVAAYGGTFQGMDLLYTRRFDRWRW encoded by the coding sequence ATGACCACGGACTCCACCGCACAACCGCCTCAGCCCGCTCCGGACGGCAACCCGCCCGCAGGCTCCGGCACGCCTTCGCCTCGCGGGCCGGGTCGTCGTGTCGTGAAGGTGGTCGCGTGGCTGGTAGTCGTGCTGATGCTGCTCGCGGCGCTCGGGGCCGGGTTGCTGTATGGCGCGCTCGTCACCGAACGCGGCACCGCGTATGCGTGGCGCGCGGCGGTGAAGCTGCTCGGCGGCCAGTTGTCCGGCACGCTCGACGGCGGGTCGCTCGCGAGCGGCGTGCGTCTGCGCAACATCGAGTGGCGCGGTAGCGACGGCACCGACGTGAAGATCGACAGCGCGAGCGGCAAATGGGCGCTGACGCATTCGCCGTGGCGTTTCGCGATCGACTATCTGCATGTCGGCACGGTCGATGTGCGCATCGTGCCTTCGCCATCCTCATCCGAACCGATGACGCTGCCGCAGGATCTGCAATTGCCGATGCAGATCGACGTCCGCGATCTGCGTGTCGAGCGGCTGCTGCTGCACGAAGGCGCATCGACGACCGAGTTCGCGCGGCTGATGTTCCATGGACGCAGCGACGGCCGGCATCACGAGGCCACGGTCGAACGGCTCGATACGCCGTACGGCGCGGTGACCGCGAGCGCGAAGCTCGACGGGGTGAAACCGTTCGCGCTGTCGGGCGATCTCGGCTATGCGGGCAAGGTCAACGACGAAGCGGTCGAAGTGCGCGGCACCGTCGCCGGTACGCTCGAAACGCTGACCGCCGAACTCGACGCGAGCGGGATGAAGCTCACCGGTCACGCGCATGTCGAAGCGACGCCGTTCGCTGCGGTGCCGCTGCAACGCGCGACGCTGACGTTCGATCATGTGAATCCGCAGGCGTTTGCGCCGGGGGCGCCGTTGGCGGATCTGGCGGTGCGGGCGGAGCTGGAGCCGGCGGGGGAGGGTGGGGTTGGCGGCTCGGGTGCTGGTGCTGATGCAAAAGCGGTCATGGGTGCTGTGAGCGCGGCGGCTTCCGCAGGTGGTGCGGCGAGCGCTTCTGTTTCGGTTGCGAGTGCGCCACGTGTTGCTGCGGCTAGTGCAGCTAGTGCGGTGAACGTTGCGGGTGCTTCGAGCACTGCGATTGCATCAAGCGCATCGGGTGCCGCGACCACTCATCCGCCCGCGAACCCCTCTACTCGCCCAGCCGGCTTTGCAGTCACCGGCGCGGTATCGATCGTCAACGCGAAGCCCGGTGCAATCGATCAGCACCTGCTGCCGCTCATCGACGCGCACGCCAACGTCCGGCTCGACGCCGCGACACAGCAGTTGTCGAACCTGAATGTGCGGCTCGTGAAGAATGCGACGCTGACCGGCGGCGGCATGCTCAAAGGCAAGCATGGCCAGTTCGATCTGAAGGTGGCCGGGCTCGACCTGAACGCGCTTGCATCGAGCGTGCGTCCGACGCAGCTCTCCGGTCCGATCGGCATCCGTCTGAACGACGACGTGCAAAGCATCACGCTCGATCTCGCCGATCCAAAGGCCGCGCTGCGCGCACAGGGCAAGGTGACGTTCGATCCCGCGCGGATGAGTTTCAACGATGTGCGCGTGAGTGCGGGCAAGGGCCGCGTCGATCTGTCCGGTGCGATCAAGCACGACGCGAATTCGACGTACAACCTCAAGGCGACGCTGACCGATTTCGATCCGCTCGTTTTCACGTCGCAGAAGCCGTCGCGTAGTGCTGCGCCGGCGAAGGTGTCGGCCAGGAAATCGACCGGGGACCCTGCGAAGGCATCGACTGAGGCATCTGCGAAGACTTCGGCCGAGGCATCCGCCAAAGCATCGATCGAAGCGACAGCGAAGGGATCCGCGAAACCTTCGACCGAGACGCCTGCGAAGGCATCCACCAAGGCGCCGACCAAAGCACCCGCGAAAAAACCCACCACCCGCCCCATCGAAGCCCGCGTAAACGGCACCCTAACCGCAACCGGCGTCCTCGCTCCCGGCTTCACAACAAAGGCTGATTTCCGTCTCGGCGAGAGCGTCTACGACGGCCTCCCGCTGACCGGCGGCGGCACTGTTCAACTGGCCGGCGCGCGTCTGCTGCCGAGCCGCGCGAACCTGTCGGTGGCGGGCAACGAGGTCGATCTGCAGGGCAGCTTCGGCGGCAGCGGCGACCGGCTGCGTTTTCACGTCGACGCGCCGCAACTCGAACGGCTCGGCTTCGGACTCGCCGGCACGATTGCGGCAACCGGCGATCTGACCGGCTCGTTCGATCATCCGAATGTCGTGCTCGACTACAACGCGGACAGCGTCGTGTTCGGCTCGAACCGGCTCGGTCACGCGCAGGGTCACGCGGAACTGCGCGACGGCGCGAACGGCGCGCTGGTCTTCACGACCGACGCGCGCAACCTGAGCGCCGCCGGCATCGATCTCGCGACGCTCACCGCGCGCCTCGACGGCACGCGCGCGAACCACACGCTCACCGCTGCGGCGACCGGCAAGGTGCACGATCGCGCGATCGATCTGACGCTCGGCGCGAACGGCCATCTGACCGAAGCGCGGGACGGCACGCATTGGGACGGCACGCTCACACGTCTGCAGAATCGCGGCACGCCCGCACTGAATCTCGAACAGCCGTTGACGGTCGGCGCCGCCGCCGATCGCGTGACGCTCGGCGCAACGCGGCTCACGCTCGAAGGCGCGGTGCTCGATCTGAAATCGTTCGCACTCGATCATGGACGCATCCGCTCGGCCGGCGCGCTGACCGGTGTGTCGCTCGCGCGGTTGCTCGCGTTGCGCGAAGAGATCACCGGCGCGACGTCGCCGGTGAAGACCGACCTCGTGTTCGACGGCGACTGGGACTTCGCGCTCGGCGATACTGCGACAGGCCATATCCAGATGAAGCGGCGCGGCGGTGACGTGACGATCGAAGTGGGACGCGGCATCGCGTCGCTCGGCATCACCGACATCGCGGCGCGCGCGGATTTTAGCGGCGGCAATCGCGTGAACGCGTCACTGCATGCGCAGGCGAGCCGCCTCGGCGTGATCGACGCGGACGCGCACACGGCGCTTGCGCTGCACGACGGATCGCTATCGGTCGACGACGAAGCGCCGCTCACCGGACGCATCGACGCGAACCTGCCGTCGCTGAAAACCACCGGCGGTCTGTTCGGTCCGAGCTATCTGCTCGACGGCCATCTCGCGTTGAAGCTGGCGCTCGGCGGCACGGTGGCGAAGCCGAACCTGTCGGGTTCGCTCATCGGCGATGGATTGTCGGCGACGCTCGTCGACGAAGGCGTGCAGTTGAAGGACGGGGTGGTGCGTATCGCGCTGTCGGAGAATCTCGTCGACTTCCAGCAGGTTGAATTCCACGGCGCGAGCGGGACGCTGCGCGCGACCGGCCGCGTGCGTCTCGACGGCGCCGAGCCGGACCTCGCGGCGAACATCGTCGCCGACAAGCTCGAACTGTTCGCGGCACCGGATCGTCAGTTGTCGCTGTCGGGCAGCGCGAGCGTTGCGAACGCGGGGCCGCAGGGCGGCATGGCGATCAACGGCAAGTTCACCGTCGATCACGCGCTGTTCGATCTGCCCGAGCAGTCGGCACCGCGTCTCGGCGACGACGTCGTCATCGTGCGCGCGGACGGCACCGTACGCGGCGAGCAGCCGGCCGTCGATGCTGCCGGCATGCCGACCGCCGCCGCCGACAAACCGGTCGGCCGCTTCGCGCCGCGCGCGAACGTCGACCTGAACCTCGGCAACAACTTCCGTTTCCGCGGCCAGGGCGCGGACCTCGGACTGCGCGGCACGATCACCGCGATGAGCGCGCCGAACCAGCCGCTGCGCGCAGTGGGCAACGTCCGCGTGACCGAAGGTTCGACGTACACCGCGTTCGGCCGCAAGCTCGGCATCGAGAACGGCTTCTTCACGTTCAACGGACCGGTGTCGAATCCTGGCATCAACATCCTCGCGATGCGCCGCAACCAGCAGGTCGAGGCAGGCGTGCAGGTGACGGGCACCGTGCAGGCGCCGAACGCGAAGCTCGTGTCCGAACCGAACGTGCCCGACAACGAAAAGCTGTCGTGGCTGCTGTTCGGGCACGGCACCGATCAGGGTAACAACCTCGGTCAGCAGAGCACGATGACGACCGCGCTCGCGCTGCTCGGCAGTGCGAGTGGCAAGCGCATTGCGCAGACGTTCGGGCTCGACGAGTTTTCGGTGGGGCGCAGCGAGGTGGGGCTGACCGATCCGCAGGTCGTGATGGTGTCGAAGGCGATCAACGAGTGGCTCGTGCTCGGCTACGAACAGGGTTTACAGTCGGCGGCGAATGCGATCAAGGCAACCGTTAATCTGACGCGTTACTGGTCGGTGGCGGCGTACGGCGGGACGTTCCAGGGGATGGATCTGCTGTACACGCGGCGGTTTGATCGCTGGCGGTGGTGA
- a CDS encoding autotransporter assembly complex protein TamA: MAGCLIEPSRVRTIAGRVRRALRVGLAGCALVLVACLAANGAWAAKAKASYKVDIETSPRSLRKLFEAHLDVARFAKRDDISDDQFDFLVTATPQQVRDLAATEGYFSPVVRTDVRTVDGKKRVLVSVDPGPQTKISSITLSFRGPVLTEDPGQENATRFAFSLHDGDPFSQSGWDDAKNASLKALQARRYLGAKISQSEARVDPRTHQAQLTVVYDSGPTFTMGKLDVSGTRRYPEWIVDNVNPVSAGDIYDVQRINELQRQLQNTPYYASVAIDVDNDTAKPADTPIHVKVSEYPYNSVRGGVGYSTDTGPHVQGSYSYLDTFGRAYPFSVEGRVDKIQRYGQVQLSMPPGERAWTNSVLASYTSTDVSDTNIYSARVGVQRTRTSQNIDYAYSILYYQDRLEQNSGRPTTSHALVPSWSWTRRNTDDPLFPRSGNLIHAEAGFGVKGVLTDQSFLRGYARGQQYLPIGKRDLMVFRAEVGGVFTSGSSTGVPASLLFRAGGSNSVRGYSFQSIGNSVDGSVLPTKYLMTGSAEYQHWFNHDWGAAAFFDIGTATDTWSEKVFYPGVGVGARWRSPVGPVNVDLAYGIRNRDIRPYLTLGIAF, translated from the coding sequence TTGGCGGGGTGTCTGATCGAACCGTCGCGCGTTCGCACCATTGCGGGCCGCGTTCGCCGCGCGCTGCGCGTGGGGCTGGCCGGCTGTGCACTCGTGCTCGTCGCGTGTCTCGCCGCGAACGGCGCGTGGGCGGCGAAGGCGAAGGCCTCCTACAAGGTCGATATCGAGACATCGCCGCGCTCGCTGCGCAAGCTGTTCGAAGCGCATCTCGACGTCGCGCGTTTTGCGAAGCGCGACGACATCAGCGACGACCAGTTCGACTTCCTTGTCACCGCGACGCCGCAGCAGGTCCGCGATCTCGCCGCGACCGAAGGCTATTTCTCGCCTGTGGTGCGAACCGACGTGCGCACCGTCGACGGTAAAAAGCGTGTGCTGGTCAGCGTCGATCCCGGTCCGCAGACAAAAATCTCGTCGATCACGCTCAGCTTTCGCGGCCCTGTGCTGACCGAAGACCCTGGCCAGGAAAACGCGACCCGCTTCGCGTTTTCGCTGCACGACGGCGATCCGTTCTCGCAGTCCGGCTGGGACGACGCGAAGAACGCGTCGCTGAAGGCGTTGCAGGCGCGCCGTTATCTCGGCGCGAAGATCTCGCAGTCGGAGGCGCGCGTCGACCCGCGCACGCATCAGGCGCAGCTCACGGTCGTGTACGACAGCGGCCCGACGTTCACGATGGGCAAGCTCGACGTGTCGGGCACGCGACGCTACCCCGAGTGGATCGTCGATAACGTGAACCCGGTGTCGGCCGGCGACATCTACGACGTGCAGCGCATCAACGAACTGCAGCGTCAACTGCAGAACACGCCGTACTACGCGAGCGTCGCGATCGACGTCGACAACGACACGGCAAAGCCCGCCGACACCCCGATTCACGTGAAGGTCAGCGAGTACCCGTACAACAGCGTGCGCGGTGGCGTCGGTTATTCGACGGACACGGGCCCGCACGTACAGGGCTCGTACTCGTATCTCGATACGTTCGGCCGCGCGTATCCGTTCTCGGTCGAAGGTCGTGTCGACAAGATCCAGCGTTACGGACAGGTCCAGCTGTCGATGCCGCCCGGCGAACGCGCGTGGACCAACAGCGTGCTCGCGTCGTACACGAGCACCGACGTGTCGGACACGAACATCTACAGCGCGCGCGTCGGCGTGCAGCGGACGCGCACGTCGCAGAACATCGATTACGCGTACTCGATCCTCTACTACCAGGACCGGCTCGAACAGAACAGCGGCCGCCCGACGACGAGCCACGCGCTCGTGCCGTCGTGGTCGTGGACGCGCCGCAATACCGACGATCCTTTGTTCCCGCGCTCCGGCAACCTGATCCACGCGGAGGCGGGCTTCGGCGTGAAGGGCGTGCTGACCGACCAGTCGTTTCTGCGCGGCTACGCGCGCGGCCAGCAGTATCTGCCGATCGGTAAGCGCGACCTGATGGTGTTTCGCGCGGAAGTCGGCGGCGTGTTCACGAGCGGCAGTTCGACCGGCGTGCCGGCGTCGCTGCTGTTTCGCGCGGGCGGGTCGAACTCGGTGCGCGGCTACAGTTTTCAGAGCATCGGTAACAGCGTCGACGGCTCGGTGCTGCCGACCAAATACCTGATGACGGGCAGCGCCGAATATCAGCACTGGTTCAATCACGATTGGGGCGCGGCCGCGTTCTTCGACATCGGCACCGCCACCGACACATGGAGCGAAAAAGTCTTCTATCCGGGCGTCGGTGTCGGCGCGCGTTGGCGCAGCCCGGTCGGGCCGGTCAACGTCGATCTCGCGTACGGCATCCGCAATCGCGACATCCGGCCGTACCTGACGCTCGGCATCGCGTTCTGA
- a CDS encoding DUF3460 family protein — translation MYQSDITQFINQLKEQKPALEAEQRRGRSLLWDKQPVDLDERARQQASHVEQTPYVYYQNF, via the coding sequence ATGTACCAATCGGACATCACCCAGTTCATCAACCAGCTGAAAGAGCAGAAGCCCGCGCTCGAAGCCGAACAGCGCCGCGGCCGTTCGCTGCTGTGGGACAAGCAGCCGGTCGATCTCGACGAACGCGCACGCCAGCAGGCATCCCACGTCGAGCAGACGCCTTACGTCTACTACCAGAACTTCTGA
- a CDS encoding segregation and condensation protein A — MTTADESRPATAGSDAALAAPATDSTPDTVDGIAFARLYGEPLFKLPQDLYIPPDALEVFLETFEGPLDLLLYLIRKQNFNVLDIPMADVTVQYLGYVEQLRESNLELASEYLLMAAMLIEIKSRMLLPVRKADTGDEAEDPRAELVRRLLEYEQMKLAAQRLDQLPQLGRDFLRAEVYIEQSSTPRFPDVNSDDLRAAWADVIKRAKLVQHHKISREELSVREHMSVILRKLQNARFMEFSDLFDTTRGVPVVVVNFIAMLELSRESLIEITQAEPFAPIYVRLAYLPA; from the coding sequence GTGACGACCGCCGACGAGTCCCGGCCGGCCACGGCCGGGTCCGACGCCGCGCTCGCGGCGCCCGCGACCGATTCGACGCCGGATACCGTCGACGGCATCGCGTTCGCTCGCCTGTACGGCGAGCCGCTCTTCAAGCTCCCGCAGGATCTGTACATTCCGCCGGACGCGCTCGAGGTCTTCCTTGAGACGTTCGAAGGTCCGCTCGACCTGCTGCTGTACCTGATCCGCAAGCAGAACTTCAACGTGCTCGACATCCCGATGGCGGACGTCACCGTGCAGTATCTCGGTTACGTCGAGCAGCTGCGCGAGTCGAATCTGGAACTCGCGTCCGAGTATCTGCTGATGGCCGCGATGCTGATCGAGATCAAGTCGCGGATGCTGCTGCCGGTGAGGAAGGCCGACACCGGCGACGAAGCGGAAGATCCGCGCGCCGAACTCGTGCGCCGCCTGCTCGAATACGAGCAGATGAAGCTCGCCGCGCAACGCCTCGATCAGTTGCCGCAACTGGGCCGCGACTTCCTGCGCGCCGAGGTGTACATCGAGCAGAGCTCGACGCCGCGCTTCCCCGACGTGAACAGCGACGACCTGCGCGCGGCATGGGCGGACGTGATCAAGCGCGCGAAGCTGGTCCAGCATCACAAGATCTCGCGCGAGGAACTGTCGGTACGCGAACACATGAGCGTGATCCTGCGCAAGCTGCAGAACGCGCGCTTCATGGAATTCTCCGACCTGTTCGATACGACGCGCGGCGTGCCGGTCGTCGTCGTGAACTTCATCGCGATGCTGGAGCTGTCGCGCGAATCGCTGATCGAGATCACCCAGGCCGAGCCGTTCGCGCCGATCTACGTGCGGCTTGCGTACCTGCCCGCATAG
- the panC gene encoding pantoate--beta-alanine ligase, which yields MKVISSIHELRDQLRGQNRTAFVPTMGNLHEGHLSLMRLARQHGDPVVASIFVNRLQFGPNEDFDKYPRTLQDDIEKLQKENVYVLFAPTERDLYPEPQQYRVHPPEDLGDILEGEFRPGFFQGVCTVVMKLMSCVQPRVAVFGKKDYQQLMIVRQMCHQFALPTDIIAAETVRDTDGLALSSRNRYLQTAERAEAPQLAATLNGVRAAVLGGNRAFAQIEQDAMASLVARGWKPDYIAIRKRADLLPPTAQDTDAPLVVVAAAKLGATRLIDNLEI from the coding sequence ATGAAAGTCATCAGCTCGATCCACGAATTGCGCGACCAGTTGCGCGGCCAGAATCGCACTGCGTTCGTCCCGACGATGGGCAATCTGCACGAGGGCCATCTGTCTCTGATGCGGCTTGCGCGCCAGCACGGCGATCCGGTCGTCGCGAGCATTTTCGTCAACCGGCTACAGTTCGGACCGAACGAGGATTTCGACAAGTACCCGCGCACGCTGCAGGACGACATCGAAAAGCTGCAGAAGGAAAACGTCTACGTGCTGTTCGCGCCGACCGAGCGCGATCTGTATCCGGAGCCGCAGCAGTATCGCGTGCATCCGCCGGAAGATCTCGGCGATATCCTCGAAGGCGAATTCCGGCCGGGCTTCTTTCAGGGCGTGTGTACCGTCGTGATGAAGCTGATGTCGTGCGTGCAGCCGCGCGTCGCCGTGTTCGGCAAGAAGGATTATCAGCAGCTGATGATCGTCCGGCAGATGTGCCATCAGTTCGCGCTGCCGACCGACATCATCGCGGCCGAAACCGTGCGCGACACCGACGGTCTCGCGCTCAGCTCGCGCAACCGCTATCTCCAAACCGCCGAACGCGCGGAAGCGCCGCAACTCGCCGCCACGCTGAACGGCGTGCGCGCGGCAGTGCTCGGCGGCAACCGCGCGTTTGCGCAGATCGAACAGGACGCGATGGCGTCGCTCGTCGCGCGCGGCTGGAAGCCCGACTACATCGCGATCCGCAAGCGCGCCGATCTGCTGCCGCCGACCGCGCAGGATACCGATGCGCCGCTCGTCGTGGTCGCCGCGGCGAAGCTCGGCGCGACGCGCCTGATCGACAACCTCGAAATCTGA
- the panD gene encoding aspartate 1-decarboxylase, producing the protein MQRHMLKSKIHRATVTHSELHYEGSCAIDEDLLEASNIVENERIDIWNINNGERFSTYAIKGERGSGMISLNGSAARRAQLGDLVIIAAFATVDEAELKAGWKPDLVFVDERNRIKGSRDHVPTQAWS; encoded by the coding sequence ATGCAACGCCACATGCTCAAATCGAAGATCCACCGCGCGACGGTCACGCACAGCGAACTGCATTACGAGGGTTCGTGCGCGATCGACGAGGACTTGCTGGAAGCGTCGAACATCGTCGAGAACGAGCGGATCGACATCTGGAACATCAACAACGGCGAGCGCTTTTCGACCTACGCGATCAAGGGCGAGCGCGGCAGCGGGATGATTTCGCTGAATGGATCAGCGGCACGGCGCGCACAGCTCGGCGACCTCGTGATCATCGCGGCATTCGCGACGGTCGACGAGGCTGAGCTGAAGGCGGGATGGAAACCGGATCTGGTGTTTGTCGATGAGCGGAACCGGATCAAAGGTAGCCGCGATCATGTGCCGACTCAGGCCTGGAGTTGA
- a CDS encoding ParA family protein translates to MTVIVVANPKGGVGKSTLSTNLAGYFAAAGEWVALADLDKQQSAHAWLDLRPATLPPIEVWEVDGETPVKPPRGLEHAVIDTPAGLHGNRLGVALDLADKVIVPLQPSMFDILATQEFLERLAKEKAVRKGAIEIGVVGMRVDARTRSADQLHRFVEGLKLPVLGFLRDTQNYVQLAAHGLTLWDVAKSRVEKDLEQWQPIVEWTSKKG, encoded by the coding sequence ATGACGGTCATCGTGGTGGCGAATCCGAAGGGCGGCGTGGGCAAGAGCACGCTGTCGACCAATCTGGCGGGCTATTTCGCCGCCGCGGGCGAGTGGGTCGCGCTCGCCGACCTGGACAAGCAGCAGTCCGCACACGCGTGGCTCGACCTGCGTCCCGCCACGCTGCCGCCGATCGAAGTCTGGGAAGTCGATGGCGAAACGCCGGTGAAACCGCCGCGTGGACTCGAGCACGCGGTGATCGATACGCCGGCCGGATTGCACGGCAATCGCCTCGGCGTTGCACTCGATCTCGCGGACAAGGTGATCGTCCCGCTGCAGCCGTCGATGTTCGATATCCTCGCGACGCAGGAATTTCTCGAACGTCTCGCGAAGGAAAAGGCGGTCCGCAAGGGCGCGATCGAGATCGGCGTGGTGGGGATGCGGGTCGATGCGCGCACGCGGTCGGCGGATCAGCTGCATCGCTTTGTCGAAGGGTTGAAGCTGCCGGTGCTCGGCTTCCTGCGCGATACGCAGAACTACGTGCAGCTTGCCGCGCACGGTCTTACGCTGTGGGACGTCGCGAAGAGCCGCGTGGAGAAGGATCTGGAGCAGTGGCAGCCGATCGTCGAATGGACCAGCAAGAAGGGGTGA
- a CDS encoding PaaI family thioesterase, producing the protein MSKLRPDATIERLAERQRGTLPDLIGFRALSLEEGSLTAELTVRSDLLAPNGFLHAATVVALADTACGYACLAHLPDNARGFTTVELKSNFLGTAREGTIRAVATGIHLGRSTQVWDAIVSDPNGKTMALFRCTQIVLY; encoded by the coding sequence ATGAGCAAGCTGCGCCCCGATGCAACGATCGAACGACTGGCCGAACGGCAGCGCGGCACGCTGCCCGATCTGATCGGTTTTCGGGCGCTTTCGCTCGAAGAAGGGTCGTTGACCGCCGAGCTGACCGTGCGCAGCGACCTGCTGGCGCCGAACGGCTTCCTGCATGCGGCGACCGTCGTTGCGCTTGCCGATACGGCCTGCGGCTACGCGTGCCTCGCCCATCTGCCCGACAACGCGCGCGGCTTCACGACCGTCGAACTGAAGAGCAATTTCCTCGGCACCGCCCGTGAAGGCACGATCCGCGCGGTCGCGACGGGTATCCATCTGGGCCGCAGCACGCAGGTGTGGGACGCGATCGTCAGCGATCCGAACGGCAAGACGATGGCGCTGTTCCGCTGCACGCAGATCGTGTTGTATTGA
- a CDS encoding DoxX family protein, which produces MNSNRNADAAALLLRVALGVLYLAHSLQKIFVFTLPGTAQFFVSLGLPGWLGYVTAFVELGGGIALLAGIQVRWVAIVLLPFMLGAMSQHLQNGWGFASPHGGWEYPAFWAVTLVVQALLGGGLFAISGAKTARTVAA; this is translated from the coding sequence ATGAACTCGAACCGTAACGCCGACGCTGCCGCGCTGCTGCTGCGCGTCGCTCTGGGCGTGCTGTATCTCGCGCACAGCCTGCAGAAGATTTTCGTCTTCACGCTGCCGGGCACCGCGCAGTTTTTCGTATCGCTGGGTCTGCCGGGCTGGCTCGGCTACGTGACCGCATTCGTCGAGCTGGGCGGCGGGATCGCGCTGCTCGCGGGCATCCAGGTCCGCTGGGTCGCGATCGTGCTGCTGCCGTTCATGCTCGGCGCGATGTCGCAGCATCTGCAAAACGGCTGGGGCTTCGCGTCGCCGCATGGCGGCTGGGAATATCCGGCGTTCTGGGCGGTGACCCTGGTTGTGCAGGCGCTGCTCGGCGGCGGGTTGTTCGCGATCAGCGGCGCGAAGACTGCGCGGACGGTGGCTGCCTGA